In Gemmatimonadales bacterium, the following proteins share a genomic window:
- a CDS encoding DUF6265 family protein — protein sequence MTCDLSSRTLARRHSSPCLEAVPACARFRAISRSVQGCCSWDRSPQPPSTPRIRRRPDGSRAAGRSSAAIRSSRKPGCPRGGGMMLGMSRTTKGGRVTEHEFVVLRVAGPALEYRVRTGDQAEVVFRAAAPSATEAVFENPTHDFPKRIGYRLVTPDSLQAWIDGGAEAKGPKIGFGYHRVDCAGHAFRLR from the coding sequence ATGACGTGCGACCTTTCCTCGAGGACCCTCGCTCGACGCCACTCTTCACCCTGTCTCGAAGCGGTGCCCGCATGCGCACGATTTCGCGCGATCTCACGCTCGGTGCAGGGTTGCTGCTCCTGGGATCGATCCCCGCAGCCGCCCAGCACTCCGCGGATCCGGCGCCGGCCGGATGGCTCGCGGGCTGCTGGTCGCTCCAGCGCGGCGATCAGATCGTCGAGGAAGCCTGGCTGCCCCCGCGGGGGGGGAATGATGCTGGGCATGAGCCGAACCACCAAGGGAGGGCGGGTCACCGAGCACGAGTTCGTGGTGCTGCGCGTTGCCGGGCCGGCTCTGGAGTACCGGGTTCGAACGGGCGATCAGGCCGAGGTGGTCTTCCGCGCGGCCGCACCGTCCGCCACCGAGGCGGTGTTCGAAAACCCCACGCACGACTTCCCCAAGCGCATCGGATACCGATTGGTGACGCCCGATTCGCTGCAGGCGTGGATCGATGGAGGGGCCGAGGCGAAGGGACCGAAGATCGGCTTCGGGTATCATCGGGTGGACTGCGCGGGTCACGCCTTCCGCTTGCGGTAG
- a CDS encoding helix-turn-helix domain-containing protein: MSRRTFATTGCSSAGPPAPRPIRSFPMGAAEIVFNLGPLTHERQPSGRLTAQPLTMLVGQMTRPLDMVPGGMLRIVGIKLAPWGAAAILGEASAAVRDRTVALSDIDPALLPETGDQLHACRGDDQIGAVLDRAIRSRLAAGGGRRRDGLNRFARSWCGSPGPSVDALARAAGCSARTLEHQFDRFVGISPKEFSRVRRFQRALRLAREQPMLHWSTIAARAGYSDQSHLGRDFRQFAGCAPTLVAPASTPITTAFLNDQG; this comes from the coding sequence ATCTCGCGGCGCACGTTCGCCACTACTGGGTGCTCCTCGGCGGGGCCTCCGGCGCCCCGGCCCATCCGGTCTTTCCCGATGGGTGCAGCGGAGATCGTCTTCAATCTCGGCCCCCTCACGCACGAGCGGCAGCCATCCGGCCGGTTGACGGCCCAGCCCTTGACCATGCTGGTTGGCCAGATGACCCGGCCGCTAGATATGGTTCCCGGTGGAATGCTGCGGATCGTGGGAATCAAGCTGGCGCCCTGGGGAGCCGCGGCGATTCTGGGTGAGGCGAGCGCGGCGGTGCGCGATCGCACGGTCGCCCTGTCCGACATCGATCCGGCGCTCCTCCCCGAAACCGGCGATCAACTCCACGCGTGCCGTGGCGACGACCAGATCGGCGCGGTCCTGGATCGTGCGATTCGATCGCGGCTCGCAGCGGGCGGCGGCAGGCGGCGGGACGGTCTCAACCGCTTCGCCCGGTCGTGGTGCGGCAGTCCGGGACCATCCGTGGACGCGCTGGCCCGCGCCGCGGGGTGCTCCGCCCGAACCCTGGAGCACCAGTTCGATCGCTTCGTCGGCATCTCGCCGAAGGAGTTCTCCCGGGTGCGGCGGTTCCAGCGCGCGCTGCGTCTCGCGCGTGAGCAGCCGATGCTCCACTGGTCCACCATCGCCGCGCGGGCCGGTTACAGCGACCAGTCGCATCTGGGGCGCGACTTCCGGCAGTTCGCCGGGTGTGCCCCGACCCTGGTGGCTCCGGCCAGCACGCCGATCACGACAGCCTTCCTGAACGACCAGGGCTGA
- a CDS encoding nitrilase-related carbon-nitrogen hydrolase yields the protein MSRVVKCGLIQASHACGTDEPLETIRAANLAKHMELIDQAGREGVQLLCMQEIFTGPYFCAEQSTRWYDAVERIPDGPTTRLMQEVARGHAMVIVVPLYEEDGTGIYYNTAAVIDADGSYLGKYRKNHIPHCAPGFWEKFYFRPGNLGYPVFRTRYADVGVYICYDRHFPEGARELGLNGAEIVFNPSATVAGLSEYLWRLEQPAHAVANTFFVGAINRVGYEDPWRIGEFYGQSYFCTPRGQIVAQAARDRDELITAELDLDQIREVRNVWQFYRDRRPETYGGLCRL from the coding sequence ATGTCCCGAGTCGTGAAATGCGGGCTGATTCAGGCATCCCACGCCTGTGGCACCGACGAGCCCCTCGAGACCATTCGCGCGGCCAATCTGGCCAAGCACATGGAGCTGATCGATCAGGCTGGCCGGGAGGGAGTTCAGCTTCTCTGCATGCAGGAGATCTTCACCGGCCCCTACTTCTGCGCGGAGCAGAGCACCCGCTGGTACGATGCGGTCGAGAGGATTCCCGACGGGCCCACCACCCGTCTCATGCAGGAAGTGGCCCGGGGGCACGCGATGGTCATCGTCGTTCCCCTGTACGAAGAGGACGGCACCGGTATCTACTACAATACGGCCGCCGTGATCGATGCCGACGGCAGTTACCTCGGCAAGTACCGCAAGAATCACATCCCCCATTGCGCGCCGGGCTTCTGGGAAAAATTCTATTTCCGCCCCGGCAATCTCGGGTACCCGGTCTTCAGGACACGCTACGCCGATGTGGGCGTCTATATCTGCTACGACCGGCACTTCCCCGAGGGCGCCCGGGAGCTCGGCCTCAACGGCGCCGAGATCGTGTTCAACCCCTCGGCCACCGTGGCGGGGCTCTCGGAATACCTCTGGCGGCTGGAGCAGCCGGCGCACGCCGTGGCCAACACATTCTTCGTGGGCGCCATCAACCGGGTGGGCTATGAGGATCCCTGGCGCATCGGCGAGTTCTACGGGCAGAGCTACTTCTGCACCCCGCGGGGTCAGATCGTTGCCCAGGCCGCGCGGGACCGGGACGAGCTGATCACCGCCGAGCTGGACCTGGACCAGATCCGTGAGGTCCGGAACGTGTGGCAGTTTTATCGGGATCGCCGTCCCGAGACCTACGGCGGGCTGTGCAGGCTGTGA
- a CDS encoding NCS1 family nucleobase:cation symporter-1 codes for MSAGRAIDLGPPPSDADDLTGSPLWNPDLAPTEPARRTWSTYNIAALWIGMSVVITTYTLASGLMQQGMSWWQAMITILLGNTIVLVPMVLNAHAGTKYGISFPVLCRASFGVRGANLPAILRAVVACGWFGIQTWIGGLALDALFRAAWPGWAGMPGGTAITFGLFWLIQVAVILKGTEGIKLLESWSAPLLLGGGAILLLWAVRAGGGLGQLLSQSERLRGGGAPFWALFPSALTASIGYWATLSLNIPDFTRYAKSQRSQMLGQALGLPTTMTAFAFIGVVVTSATIVLFGEPIWDPVVLIGRIGGTAVIVFAALVVLAAQLTTNMAANVVSPSNDFSNLSPKRISYVTGGLITAVLGIAMMPWKLYSDAAAYIFTWLLGYSSLMGALGGILIADYWIIRRQRLVVDDLYRERGVYSYRGGVNPRAVVALVIGILPVVPGFLRAVTTPGGAVTDPTFFDRLYSYAWFVTFALSGLVYLGLMRGKSVPADG; via the coding sequence ATGAGCGCGGGACGCGCCATCGACCTCGGGCCGCCGCCGTCCGACGCGGACGATCTCACCGGCAGCCCGCTCTGGAATCCCGACCTCGCCCCGACCGAGCCTGCCCGCCGCACCTGGTCCACCTACAACATCGCCGCACTCTGGATCGGCATGAGCGTGGTCATCACCACCTACACCCTGGCCTCCGGCCTCATGCAGCAGGGGATGAGCTGGTGGCAGGCGATGATCACCATTCTCCTGGGCAACACCATCGTGCTGGTGCCGATGGTGCTCAACGCACACGCGGGAACCAAGTACGGGATCTCCTTCCCGGTGCTGTGCCGGGCGAGCTTCGGGGTGCGGGGTGCCAATCTACCGGCCATTCTCCGCGCGGTGGTGGCCTGCGGCTGGTTCGGGATCCAGACCTGGATCGGTGGGCTGGCGCTGGATGCGCTCTTCAGGGCGGCCTGGCCGGGCTGGGCCGGCATGCCGGGCGGCACCGCCATCACCTTCGGATTGTTCTGGCTGATCCAGGTTGCGGTGATCCTCAAGGGTACCGAGGGGATCAAGCTCCTGGAGAGCTGGTCGGCGCCGCTGCTCCTCGGAGGCGGTGCCATCCTCCTGCTGTGGGCCGTCAGAGCCGGGGGCGGGTTGGGCCAGCTCTTGAGCCAGTCGGAGCGGCTTCGCGGCGGGGGCGCTCCCTTCTGGGCCCTGTTCCCGTCGGCGCTCACCGCGTCGATCGGGTACTGGGCCACGCTCAGCCTCAACATCCCCGACTTCACCCGCTATGCCAAGAGCCAGCGCTCGCAGATGCTGGGTCAAGCGCTGGGGCTTCCGACCACGATGACGGCCTTCGCCTTCATCGGGGTGGTGGTCACCAGTGCGACCATCGTGCTGTTTGGCGAGCCGATCTGGGATCCGGTGGTGCTGATTGGCCGGATCGGCGGCACCGCGGTGATCGTGTTTGCGGCGCTGGTGGTCCTGGCCGCGCAGCTCACCACCAACATGGCGGCGAACGTCGTCTCTCCGTCCAACGATTTTTCCAACCTGAGCCCCAAGCGGATCAGCTACGTGACCGGCGGCCTGATCACGGCGGTGCTGGGGATCGCGATGATGCCGTGGAAGCTCTACTCCGACGCCGCGGCCTACATCTTTACCTGGCTGCTGGGATACTCGAGCCTGATGGGAGCACTGGGCGGGATCCTGATCGCCGATTACTGGATCATCCGGCGGCAGCGGCTGGTAGTGGACGATCTCTACCGCGAGCGCGGAGTCTACAGCTACCGCGGCGGAGTCAACCCGCGGGCGGTCGTGGCGCTGGTGATCGGGATCCTGCCGGTAGTGCCGGGGTTCCTGCGCGCGGTGACCACCCCGGGTGGCGCCGTCACGGATCCAACCTTCTTCGACCGGCTCTACTCCTACGCCTGGTTCGTCACCTTCGCGCTCAGCGGGCTCGTCTATCTTGGCTTGATGCGCGGCAAAAGCGTGCCGGCCGATGGGTGA
- the hydA gene encoding dihydropyrimidinase, translating to MDFDRIVRGGNVVTPAGSFTGDVGIVGEKIAALGSDLVPGARTQVIEAAGHHVLPGVLDVHVHLELPFCGTVSADDYRTGTRAGARGGVTTVIDFAIPYAGESLEQAADNWMRKAEGKALVDYTFHICITRFAEHKSQVKGMVERGFTTFKEFMIYESEGWQSDDRALFGTLELMREYGTMLLVHAESARVLDELIARHHTPELMARYGARLHPMTRPNFVEAEAIQRAIQWCEVTGGKLYIVHMSTGEGADLVRAAQARGAPVVAETCAQYLVLDDSVFEREDGHLFACCPQVKKPKDVERLWKGLRGGEVSVISTDTCTFNREQKAMWNGDWTKIPMGLPGLETLLPVTYTHGVLGGKLSIEELCLKLSTNPARIMGLYPRKGGITVGADADLAIIHPTAARTVDPATMETNADWSPYLGWELAGFARTTLSRGEVIVDDYRVVGREGRGKWLSRTRAG from the coding sequence ATGGACTTCGACCGGATCGTCCGGGGCGGGAACGTGGTGACGCCCGCCGGGAGCTTCACCGGGGACGTCGGAATCGTGGGCGAGAAGATCGCCGCGCTCGGCAGCGATCTCGTGCCGGGTGCCCGCACCCAGGTGATCGAGGCCGCCGGGCACCATGTCCTGCCCGGCGTGCTCGACGTCCACGTCCACCTCGAACTCCCCTTCTGCGGCACCGTCTCCGCCGACGACTACCGTACCGGTACCCGCGCCGGTGCCCGGGGTGGGGTCACTACCGTGATCGATTTCGCCATCCCCTACGCCGGCGAGTCGCTGGAGCAGGCGGCCGACAACTGGATGCGGAAGGCCGAGGGAAAGGCGCTGGTGGACTACACCTTCCACATCTGCATCACCCGCTTTGCCGAGCATAAGAGCCAGGTGAAGGGGATGGTGGAGCGCGGGTTCACCACCTTCAAGGAGTTCATGATCTACGAGTCCGAGGGGTGGCAGTCGGACGATCGCGCCCTCTTCGGCACCCTGGAGCTGATGCGGGAGTACGGCACCATGCTCCTGGTGCACGCGGAGTCGGCGCGGGTGCTGGACGAGCTCATCGCACGGCACCACACGCCGGAGCTGATGGCCCGCTATGGCGCCCGGCTGCACCCGATGACCCGGCCCAACTTCGTCGAGGCGGAGGCCATCCAGCGCGCCATCCAGTGGTGCGAGGTGACCGGCGGCAAGCTCTACATCGTGCACATGTCGACCGGCGAGGGAGCGGATCTGGTGCGCGCGGCGCAGGCCCGCGGCGCGCCGGTCGTGGCGGAGACCTGCGCCCAGTACCTGGTGCTGGACGACTCGGTGTTCGAGCGGGAGGACGGGCACCTCTTCGCCTGTTGCCCGCAGGTGAAGAAGCCCAAGGACGTCGAGCGCCTGTGGAAGGGGCTCCGCGGGGGCGAGGTCTCGGTCATCTCCACCGATACCTGCACCTTCAACCGGGAGCAGAAGGCCATGTGGAACGGGGACTGGACCAAGATCCCGATGGGCCTGCCGGGACTCGAGACGCTGCTCCCGGTCACCTATACCCATGGCGTGCTCGGCGGGAAGCTCTCGATCGAGGAGCTCTGCCTCAAGCTGAGCACCAACCCGGCCCGGATCATGGGCCTGTATCCCAGGAAGGGGGGCATCACCGTCGGCGCGGATGCGGACCTCGCGATCATCCATCCGACCGCCGCTCGGACGGTGGATCCCGCCACGATGGAGACCAACGCCGACTGGTCGCCCTACCTGGGCTGGGAGCTGGCGGGGTTCGCCCGGACCACCCTCTCCCGGGGCGAGGTGATCGTGGACGACTATCGCGTGGTTGGCCGGGAGGGCCGGGGCAAATGGCTGTCGCGTACGAGGGCCGGATGA
- a CDS encoding phosphoribosyltransferase family protein — MSQTTADAFLELVSSRRGHFEFESGYHGELWLDLDPLFARPSRVAPLIAGLAAALRCHDVEGVCGPLVGGAFLAQSLAAALDLEFLYTEPVPAPAGSGLYQARYRLPAALSPRVRAKRIAIVDDVISAGSSSRATWAELQTHRAHPVAVGTLLLLGSAGADFFRRNGLAVEAVSCLPFELWTPASCPLCAGGVPLERPRAGDRAIESRP; from the coding sequence ATGAGCCAGACGACAGCCGATGCGTTTCTGGAGCTGGTCAGCAGCAGGCGGGGCCACTTCGAGTTCGAGTCCGGGTATCACGGCGAGCTGTGGCTGGATCTCGACCCACTCTTCGCCCGGCCCAGCCGGGTCGCGCCGCTGATCGCCGGACTCGCCGCCGCGCTCCGTTGCCACGACGTGGAGGGCGTGTGTGGTCCGCTGGTGGGCGGCGCCTTCCTCGCGCAGAGCCTGGCGGCCGCGCTCGACCTGGAGTTTCTCTACACCGAGCCGGTGCCCGCTCCGGCCGGGAGCGGGCTCTACCAGGCCCGCTACCGCCTGCCGGCGGCGCTCTCGCCGCGGGTTCGCGCGAAGCGGATCGCCATCGTCGACGACGTCATCAGCGCCGGCTCCTCGAGCCGTGCGACCTGGGCCGAGCTGCAGACCCACAGGGCCCATCCCGTGGCGGTGGGGACCCTGCTCCTGCTAGGCTCGGCCGGGGCGGATTTCTTTCGCCGGAACGGCCTGGCGGTCGAGGCGGTCTCGTGCCTTCCGTTCGAGCTCTGGACTCCCGCCAGCTGCCCACTCTGCGCCGGGGGCGTGCCCCTGGAGCGCCCCCGTGCAGGCGATCGAGCGATCGAATCCCGGCCCTGA
- a CDS encoding DinB family protein — translation MRVITLILLLSSAPTLVRAQAGPYPDLQADWQRNRTAVLAYIDAMPDSATGFRPTPGVRTFAQQFDHIVTTNLEVAAIALRGLKAAPSLGDSTVYLRDKAALRRYATSTYDYLLDALRHASPAQLRRPVAMYGQPPQPAIRLAALSFEHSVWTLGQLVPYLRLNGVTPPEYSMPF, via the coding sequence ATGCGCGTGATTACCCTCATCCTGCTGCTCTCGTCCGCGCCAACGCTGGTCCGCGCTCAGGCCGGGCCGTACCCCGACCTCCAGGCCGACTGGCAGCGCAATCGTACGGCGGTGCTCGCCTACATCGACGCGATGCCGGATTCCGCCACCGGTTTCCGCCCCACGCCGGGCGTCCGGACCTTTGCCCAGCAGTTCGACCACATCGTGACCACCAATCTCGAGGTGGCGGCCATCGCCCTGCGCGGTCTCAAGGCGGCGCCGAGCCTGGGCGACAGCACCGTGTATCTCCGCGACAAAGCCGCCCTCCGTCGGTACGCCACGTCCACCTACGATTACCTGCTCGACGCACTCCGGCATGCCTCACCGGCGCAGCTGCGCCGTCCCGTCGCCATGTACGGTCAGCCCCCGCAGCCCGCCATCCGCCTCGCCGCGCTGTCGTTCGAGCACTCGGTATGGACCTTGGGACAACTGGTGCCCTATCTTCGGCTGAATGGGGTCACCCCACCCGAGTACAGTATGCCGTTCTGA
- a CDS encoding DinB family protein, which produces MDFDLDSSTTVLARTPATLQALLADLPEPWTRGREGPDTFNPFDVVGHLIDGEETDWIPRARIILARGPDPRFEPYDRFRHRARNAGRSLSELLKEFAQLRTRNLELLHSWRLTGAELELTGIHPTFGPVTLRQLLAAWVVHDLGHLAQIARVMAKQYGDAVGPWVPFMPVLTDRLSS; this is translated from the coding sequence ATGGACTTCGACCTCGACTCCTCGACCACCGTACTCGCGCGCACGCCGGCCACGCTGCAGGCCCTTCTGGCCGACCTGCCCGAGCCGTGGACCCGCGGGCGAGAGGGGCCTGACACCTTCAATCCATTCGATGTCGTCGGTCATCTGATTGACGGCGAGGAGACTGACTGGATTCCCCGCGCGCGGATCATCCTTGCCCGCGGCCCGGACCCGCGCTTCGAGCCGTACGATCGCTTCCGCCATCGGGCTCGCAACGCGGGCCGCTCGCTGAGCGAGCTCCTGAAAGAGTTCGCCCAGCTCAGGACAAGGAACCTCGAGCTGCTGCACTCCTGGCGACTCACCGGTGCGGAGCTCGAGCTCACCGGCATCCACCCGACCTTTGGCCCCGTCACGCTCCGTCAACTGCTCGCCGCCTGGGTCGTCCACGATCTCGGCCACCTGGCGCAGATTGCCCGGGTGATGGCGAAGCAATATGGCGACGCGGTCGGCCCCTGGGTGCCGTTCATGCCTGTGCTCACCGACCGACTCTCGTCATGA
- a CDS encoding amidohydrolase family protein, with translation MRSAFGLAMALAWLGHSPGRLQGQASDTAAVHRHVVIRAARLIDGRGGPPLLHPVIIIDSTRITAVGSNLAVPPGTEVIDLGRATLLPGLIDCHTHITGGDPGDYYQSLFRRSPIDYAVAAPTFARRTLEAGFTSVRDVGSGEFIDVALRRAIDSGLVVGPRMQVATLAIGATGGHNDLVGFSPYIKFGQFSGVADGVDEIRKLIRFEVKNGADVIKLIASAGVLTEEQSAGAPQYSQEEMNAVVQEAAAWGRKVAAHAHGAEAIKRAVRAGVASIEHGSLIDDEGIRLMKERGTYLVADIYNDDYILAEYKRLGYPDLILDKERQIGRLQRENFRKAVRAGVKVAYGTDAGVYPHGWNAKQFAFMVRYGLTPMQAIQSATTSAATLLGWEDRVGALAAGLYADIVAVDGDPLQDITQLERVTFVMKGGIVYKNLRPAAATSR, from the coding sequence ATGAGGAGCGCGTTCGGCCTGGCCATGGCGCTCGCATGGCTCGGCCACTCTCCCGGCCGGCTGCAGGGACAGGCGTCCGACACGGCGGCTGTCCACCGTCATGTGGTCATCCGCGCCGCCCGGCTGATCGACGGCCGGGGCGGCCCGCCGCTGCTCCATCCCGTCATCATCATCGACAGCACCCGCATCACCGCGGTCGGCAGCAACCTCGCAGTTCCGCCTGGCACCGAGGTCATCGACCTCGGCCGCGCCACCCTGCTCCCGGGCCTGATCGACTGCCACACCCACATCACCGGCGGCGATCCGGGAGACTACTACCAGAGCCTCTTCCGCCGGAGCCCGATCGACTACGCCGTGGCCGCTCCGACCTTCGCCCGCCGAACCCTGGAGGCCGGCTTCACCAGCGTACGGGACGTCGGGAGCGGCGAGTTCATCGACGTGGCGCTCCGCCGGGCGATCGACTCTGGCCTGGTGGTCGGTCCCCGGATGCAGGTGGCCACGCTCGCGATCGGAGCGACGGGGGGCCACAACGACCTGGTCGGCTTCTCGCCCTACATCAAGTTCGGCCAGTTCTCCGGGGTTGCCGATGGGGTGGACGAGATCCGGAAGCTGATCCGGTTCGAGGTGAAGAACGGGGCCGACGTGATCAAGCTGATCGCGAGCGCGGGCGTGCTCACCGAGGAGCAGTCGGCCGGGGCCCCGCAGTACTCCCAGGAGGAGATGAACGCGGTGGTGCAGGAGGCAGCGGCGTGGGGCCGCAAGGTGGCGGCCCATGCCCACGGGGCCGAGGCCATCAAGCGCGCCGTCCGGGCCGGCGTCGCCTCCATCGAGCACGGCAGCCTGATCGACGACGAGGGGATCCGGCTCATGAAGGAGCGGGGCACCTACCTGGTGGCCGATATCTACAACGACGATTACATCCTGGCCGAGTACAAGCGGCTCGGCTACCCCGACCTCATTCTCGACAAGGAGCGGCAGATCGGCCGCCTGCAACGGGAGAACTTCCGAAAGGCCGTGCGCGCCGGCGTGAAGGTGGCATACGGGACCGACGCCGGGGTTTACCCCCACGGCTGGAACGCGAAACAGTTCGCCTTCATGGTGCGCTACGGGCTCACCCCGATGCAGGCGATCCAGTCGGCCACCACCAGCGCGGCCACCCTGCTCGGCTGGGAGGACCGGGTCGGTGCATTGGCAGCGGGGCTCTATGCGGATATCGTTGCGGTCGATGGCGACCCGCTCCAGGACATCACCCAGCTGGAGCGGGTGACTTTCGTGATGAAGGGTGGCATCGTGTACAAGAACCTTCGCCCGGCGGCCGCGACCAGCCGCTGA
- a CDS encoding radical SAM protein, whose translation MTTTGGAAMKGVLDLKSKLQILMALAAGDRDGPPPRLRHAQKVGALGPLNIRNLRPGPGRQTSLLRVLMTNACSFNCHYCPMRRDREMPRTLLKPEELVRIFLEARRRGWCEGLFITTGIPGRPVKVVDDLIQALELLRERHRFDGYIHVKLVPGAEASQIERLTALASRVSLNLEAPCGATLARIAPEKSLPVTLGDLERVRALVLQERMARGAGRPRDPLHPGGVSGMTMQFVVGATPDTDRTILDTVSRLQHGGGLHHAHFSAFRPITDTPMENLPATPVLREHRLYQAEYLLRDYGFAADEVVFGPGGNLPLAMDPKSAWALAHPERFPVEVSRASYEELVRVPGIGPLAARRIVAQRASTSLRGLSDLRGLGVVTTRAGGFLTLRGRRLQTTRWTEQLGFWAPEDEVGVHHVLYEVSPGTFR comes from the coding sequence GTGACCACCACCGGGGGTGCCGCCATGAAGGGTGTGCTGGACCTCAAGAGCAAGCTCCAGATCCTGATGGCTCTCGCGGCGGGAGACCGGGATGGACCGCCACCCCGGCTGCGCCACGCGCAGAAGGTGGGGGCGCTGGGTCCGCTCAACATCCGGAATCTCCGGCCCGGACCGGGCAGGCAGACATCCCTGCTCCGGGTCCTCATGACCAACGCCTGCAGCTTCAACTGCCACTACTGTCCGATGCGGCGCGACCGGGAAATGCCGCGCACGCTGCTCAAGCCGGAGGAGCTGGTCCGCATCTTTCTGGAAGCACGGCGGCGGGGCTGGTGCGAAGGGCTGTTCATCACCACCGGCATCCCCGGCCGGCCCGTCAAGGTGGTGGACGATCTGATCCAGGCGCTCGAGCTGTTGCGGGAGCGGCACCGGTTCGATGGTTACATCCACGTGAAGCTGGTGCCCGGGGCGGAGGCGTCGCAGATCGAGCGGCTCACCGCGCTGGCGAGCCGGGTCTCGCTCAATCTCGAGGCGCCGTGTGGCGCCACGCTCGCGCGGATTGCCCCGGAGAAGAGCCTGCCGGTCACGCTGGGCGATCTGGAGCGGGTGCGGGCACTGGTCCTTCAGGAGCGCATGGCGCGGGGCGCCGGCCGGCCCCGCGACCCGCTCCACCCGGGCGGGGTCTCCGGCATGACCATGCAGTTCGTGGTCGGCGCCACGCCGGACACCGATCGGACTATTCTCGACACGGTGAGCCGGTTGCAGCACGGTGGCGGGCTGCATCATGCGCACTTCAGCGCCTTCCGGCCGATCACCGACACACCGATGGAAAACCTGCCGGCCACTCCCGTCCTGCGCGAGCACCGGCTGTATCAGGCGGAGTACCTGCTGCGGGACTACGGCTTTGCGGCCGACGAGGTGGTGTTCGGACCGGGTGGCAATCTCCCGCTCGCGATGGACCCCAAGAGCGCCTGGGCGCTGGCGCATCCCGAGCGGTTCCCGGTCGAGGTGTCCCGCGCGAGCTATGAGGAGCTGGTGCGCGTGCCAGGCATCGGTCCGCTCGCGGCGCGTCGCATCGTCGCTCAGCGGGCGTCCACCAGCCTCCGGGGCCTGTCGGATCTCCGTGGCCTGGGCGTGGTCACGACCAGGGCCGGCGGATTTCTCACGCTCAGGGGCCGGCGGCTGCAGACCACCCGCTGGACCGAGCAGCTCGGCTTCTGGGCGCCCGAGGACGAGGTCGGGGTGCATCACGTGCTCTACGAGGTGAGTCCCGGAACCTTCCGGTAG
- a CDS encoding NUDIX domain-containing protein: MSAGLLLFRRGSGGLELFLAHPGGPFWSQKDAGAWTIPKGVIEPGEDPLAAACREFEEETGVPPQGPFLPLGSIRQKAGKEIHAWAWEGDADPDRVHSNLTRMEWPRGSGRWLSFPEVDRCGWFGPATARKKINQAQTELISRLEAALG; this comes from the coding sequence GTGAGCGCCGGCCTCCTGCTCTTTCGCCGGGGAAGCGGGGGTCTCGAGCTGTTTCTCGCCCATCCCGGCGGGCCGTTCTGGTCACAGAAGGATGCCGGCGCCTGGACCATTCCCAAGGGAGTGATCGAGCCGGGCGAAGATCCCCTCGCCGCGGCCTGCCGGGAGTTCGAGGAGGAGACCGGCGTACCACCCCAGGGTCCGTTCCTCCCGCTCGGAAGCATCCGCCAGAAGGCCGGGAAGGAGATCCACGCCTGGGCCTGGGAGGGCGATGCGGACCCCGACCGGGTCCACAGCAATCTGACCCGGATGGAGTGGCCCCGGGGCTCCGGCCGGTGGCTCTCTTTTCCTGAAGTCGATCGCTGCGGCTGGTTCGGTCCGGCCACGGCGCGGAAGAAGATCAACCAGGCGCAGACCGAGCTGATCAGCCGGCTGGAGGCGGCCCTGGGGTAG